The following are from one region of the Centropristis striata isolate RG_2023a ecotype Rhode Island chromosome 19, C.striata_1.0, whole genome shotgun sequence genome:
- the ssna1 gene encoding Sjoegren syndrome nuclear autoantigen 1: protein MTQQAAALQTYNNELVKCIEDLCSKREELNRQIKQEEEEKDRLQHDIRVLSEKLSRVNESLAQRLAARATFDRTIAETEAAYTKILESSQSLLSVLKQEAGNLSKATEPRRKDH from the exons ATGACTCAACAAGCTGCAGCTCTCCAGACCTACAACAACGAGCTGGTCAAGT GTATCGAGGATTTGTGCTCCAAGCGGGAGGAGTTGAACCGTCAGATcaagcaggaggaagaggagaaggatcGTCTTCAGCACGACATCAGAGTCCTCTCAGAGAAGCTGAGCAGGGTCAACGAGAGTCTGGCTCAGAGACTCGCTGCTAGAGCCACGTTCGACCGCACCATCGCAGAGACCGAGGCCGCTTACACCAAG aTCTTGGAGAGTTCTCAGTCTCTTCTGAGCGTCCTGAAGCAGGAAGCAGGAAACCTCAGTAAAGCCACAGAGCCCAGGAGGAAGGACCACTga
- the alad gene encoding delta-aminolevulinic acid dehydratase: MQTPADSLLHSGYFHPTLRFWQTCSSDLRPDNLIYPIFITDAADAVEPIGSLPGQARYGVNTVEAMLRPLVENGLKCVLIFGVPANVEKDERGSAADSDDTPAVLAVKKIRSLFPELLVACDVCLCPYTSHGHCGILNDDGTLNNDLSCLRLAEVALAYARAGCHIIAPSDMMDGRVRAIKQSLISNGLGNKVSVLSYSAKFASCYYGPFRDAAQSKPAFGDRRCYQLPPGARGLAIRAVERDVREGADMVMVKPGLPYLDIVREVKDKFPSHPLAVYNVSGEFAMMWHGAQAGAFQLRSAVMEAMTAFRRAGADIIITYYTPQLLSWLKE, translated from the exons ATGCAGACTCCAGCCGACTCCCTCCTCCACAGCGGGTATTTCCACCCGACGCTCCGCTTCTGGCAGacctgcagctctgacctgaGACCTGACAACCTCATCTACCCCATCTTCATCAC agaCGCTGCAGATGCTGTGGAGCCCATCGGCAGCCTGCCGGGACAGGCCAG gtaCGGGGTGAACACGGTGGAGGCGATGCTGCGTCCGCTGGTGGAGAACGGTCTGAAGTGTGTTCTGATATTTGGAGTTCCTGCAAATGTAGAAAAG GATGAACGAGGCTCAGCAGCCGACTCAGACGACACTCCGGCCGTTCTGGCGGTGAAGAAGATCCGCTCGTTGTTCCCGGAGCTGCTGGTGGCCTGTGACGTCTGCTTGTGTCCCTACACGTCACACGGACACTGTG GGATCCTGAACGATGACGGGACTCTGAACAACGACCTCAGCTGTCTGCGGCTGGCTGAAGTGGCTCTGGCCTACGCTAGAGCTG GTTGTCACATCATCGCTCCTTCTGACATGATGGACGGACGAGTCAGAGCCATAAAACAATCTCTGATCTCTAACGGACTGGGGAacaag gtgtcAGTGTTGAGCTACAGTGCAAAGTTTGCCTCTTGTTATTATGGACCCTTCAG AGACGCTGCTCAGTCTAAACCAGCGTTTGGAGACAGACGCTGCTACCAGCTTCCTCCTGGAGCCAGAGGACTCGCCATCAGAGCCGTG GAGCGAGATGTGAGAGAAGGAGCTGACATGGTGATGGTGAAACCTGGTCTACCGTATCTGGACATCGTCAGAGAAGTCAAGGACAAG TTCCCGTCTCATCCTCTGGCGGTCTACAACGTGTCGGGGGAGTTCGCCATGATGTGGCACGGAGCTCAGGCTGGAGCCTTCCAGCTGCGCAGCGCCGTGATGGAGGCCATGACGGCGTTCCGCAGAGCAG GtgctgacatcatcatcacctacTACACCCCTCAGCTGCTCAGCTGGCTGAAGGAGTGA